The window CGACATCGATATTGAGTTGCCATCCATTGAAGTTCAACAAAAATACGTGAACATTTATAATGCTATGATTCAAAATCAGAGGTGTTATGAGCAAGGGTTGGAGGATCTGAAATTGACGTGCTTTGCCATGGCGGATCATTTCAAGCATACGAAGAAAAAGATGGCTATGGGGGATCTGCTTGAGGAAGTTGATGTTCGTAATAGTGAGGGAATATGCGATAATGCGCAAGGCATCAATATTACAAAGCAGTTTATGCCATCTGTAGCAAGCAGCTCAGATTTGTTAAAATATAAGTTGGTTTATAAAAATCAATTTGCATATAGTGCTATGCAAACTGGACGTGACAAGTGCATCCGAATTGCATTATATGGCGGAGATAAACCAATTGCTGTATCCCCTGCATATTCCGTGTTACAGAAGAAAACTGATACCATTCTAGAGGAATACATTCAACTATGGTTCTCTCGCCCAGAAAGTGACCGCCTCGGTTGTTTTATGAGCGATGCCAGTGTTCGTGCAAACTTAGATTTGCCAAGGTTTTATGAAATCGAAATTCCGGTGCCGGATTTAGATGAGCAGATATCACTTGTAAATATCTATAACGCGTATGCTCTTCGCAGAGAAATTAACGAACAACTAAAACTACAAATAAAAGATATTTGTCCCATCTTAATCAAAGGCTCGGTTGAAGAAACATCAACTTAAAAGGAGACTT of the Intestinibacillus sp. Marseille-P6563 genome contains:
- a CDS encoding restriction endonuclease subunit S, with amino-acid sequence MKSTKLGTYIEQCDSRNTNRKYGAGAVVGLSTQKQVIRTKADLSGVNLASYKLMPPKAFAYVPDTSRRGDKMSLAYNSSAETYLVSSISIVFFVCENCGLMSDYLFMYFNRPEFDRYTRFNSWGSARETFSWEDMCDIDIELPSIEVQQKYVNIYNAMIQNQRCYEQGLEDLKLTCFAMADHFKHTKKKMAMGDLLEEVDVRNSEGICDNAQGINITKQFMPSVASSSDLLKYKLVYKNQFAYSAMQTGRDKCIRIALYGGDKPIAVSPAYSVLQKKTDTILEEYIQLWFSRPESDRLGCFMSDASVRANLDLPRFYEIEIPVPDLDEQISLVNIYNAYALRREINEQLKLQIKDICPILIKGSVEETST